The following DNA comes from Legionella sp. PATHC032.
ATATGGTGTTTTGATTACACCTGATTTAACTAACCTTCCTGAAGGTCCGCATGGTTTCCATTTACATAAAAATGCTGACTGTGGTAACCACGGAATGCACGCAGAAGGGCATTATGATCCTCAAAATACCAATAGCCACCAAGGTCCTTATGGTAATGGGCATTTGGGGGATTTGCCTGTTTTATATGTCACAAGCGATGGAAAAGCGATGATACCTACTTTAGCCCCTCGTTTGAAATTAAGTGATATGCATAATTTAGCTGTCATGATTCATGCCGATGGAGATACTTATAGTGATAATCCTCCACAAGGGGGCGGTGGAGACCGTATAGCCTGTGGCGTCATTAAATAATTTTGGACATTTGAAGCAGGTTAACTGCTTCAAATCCATTATTTTATTCAATTCGCACACTGACATGAACCGCATGAATAACCGCAACAATACGCCCAACTCGTGCAAGGCTTATATCGGATAAGCCGTGCTCTTTCAATTGACGTGCGTGAGAGCTAACACAAGCCCCACAACCATTGAGGGCAGAAACAGCAAGGGACAATATCTCAAAAGTTACCCTGTCTACTCCGGGATTCATCATTCCTTGCATTCGCAATCCTGCAGGAATGTGCTCAATTTCCTTAATTTCAGTTAAATGAACAAAACGATAGTAAATATTAGTCATCGCCATAAGACTTGCCGCAAGTTGTGCTGCACGCACAATCTGTTCGTTATGCACCAATTCTTTAAGTTCCTTAATTAAAGCCTCATTACCTAAAGAATAACTCACTGCCAATGCAGAACCTAAAATCTGCTGCTCACTCAATCCATCACTTTGCTCCAGATTAAGAACCTTAATCAAATTCAAGCGTATATCTTTAGCCACTTCCGGTATGCTTTCTTTAACATTCTCTAACATGATTGATGCCTCTTATTTCAATTTATTTAATATGAATTGTTTCTTCACCTTTTTTCCAGTTACAAGGACAAAGTTCATCAGTCTGTAAAGCATCCAGAACACGTAATACTTCAGCTGGATTGCGCCCCACATTTAAATCCGTAACCATTACAAAACGAGTAATTCCCTGAGGGTCTACAATAAATGTCGCGCGTTGAGCAACCCCCTCCTCGTCATCCAATATACCCAAATTTGCTGTCAATTCTCGTTTAACATCAGCAAGCATGGGAAATGGCAGATTTTTCAAGTCTGGATGTTGATTTCTCCAAGCCAAGTGTACAAATTCACTGTCCGTGCTTCCACCCAGAATTTGAGCATCCCGATCGGCAAACTCTGAATTTAGCCTTCCAAACTCCGCGATTTCAGTAGGGCAGACAAAGGT
Coding sequences within:
- the sodC gene encoding superoxide dismutase SodC; translated protein: MNKSGIILVGTLLFSSMAIADDLTAPIYTTGPKPVAIGKVTFTQTPYGVLITPDLTNLPEGPHGFHLHKNADCGNHGMHAEGHYDPQNTNSHQGPYGNGHLGDLPVLYVTSDGKAMIPTLAPRLKLSDMHNLAVMIHADGDTYSDNPPQGGGGDRIACGVIK
- a CDS encoding carboxymuconolactone decarboxylase family protein, whose amino-acid sequence is MLENVKESIPEVAKDIRLNLIKVLNLEQSDGLSEQQILGSALAVSYSLGNEALIKELKELVHNEQIVRAAQLAASLMAMTNIYYRFVHLTEIKEIEHIPAGLRMQGMMNPGVDRVTFEILSLAVSALNGCGACVSSHARQLKEHGLSDISLARVGRIVAVIHAVHVSVRIE
- a CDS encoding peroxiredoxin, which encodes MITVGNKFPKFQLKATVANEVNNAFQVISDETYQGKWLVVFFWPKDFTFVCPTEIAEFGRLNSEFADRDAQILGGSTDSEFVHLAWRNQHPDLKNLPFPMLADVKRELTANLGILDDEEGVAQRATFIVDPQGITRFVMVTDLNVGRNPAEVLRVLDALQTDELCPCNWKKGEETIHIK